In Lolium rigidum isolate FL_2022 chromosome 3, APGP_CSIRO_Lrig_0.1, whole genome shotgun sequence, the genomic window CGCTCTGCGTTGCAGCCCTACCCCAAAGTTGGTAATCAAGTATCATTTCACCTGAACTTTGTagttaaggctggtcatagtggggagtagctTAGACTAGTAAGTTACTACATTCATAAtggatagtaacttatatgtggtgtcatgcattgtgttattatcatgttgtagactcatcttgcattgaggtgtgtgatgttatggtaacatagctacagTTACCACCTCACACTTACTCTTCATTTATTGGTATACCATGTCACCAAAACGTTTTGAgacgtgtgatgttactagctaaatTACTCCTACTATGAGTAGTCAAGTGACACCGCAGTCTCAGTTGCGGTGGTTCATTTTCTCGTGGAGAACCAACCAACGCTAGTTACGATGCAGGCTCAGTCCGTTTGGCACTAGATGAACGTCCGATGCGACCAGCGAGCCGTCGATGTTGACTCGGCCGGGCAACACAACGAGCAAACTGACGCTAGCGAAATTCCCTGAGCCCGACGTGTTTGTCTAGTACGAATTGTCCAATGCAAGACAGAATTATTAAGCTGACGTACATACATTCGCGAAGAAAAGCAAAACCAAAAATTTACCCGTGCACTCCAACTTGAACGAATCCTGAACGATGTACGGCCCCCGTGTGGAAACACCCAGGCGGTTTGAGTTTTGGCATGCTGCCATGATGCTAACCCTTCAGAGGTTCAGACGAAGAAGTGGACATCACACCGTCTGCGCCTCAGCCTTTATAAGAACCCCATGGACATCGTCCTTAGCCGCCCTTTCACAGGTTCCCGTCGTTTCGTCCGTGTTCCAGTTCAGGGAAAGAACTTCCGTCTCTCGATCTGACTCCCTCCTCCGCTGCTACCTAGTGTCTATTGAAGGCTTCAGATGGCACAGGTACGCACGCATGCGAATTTGACAGTGTTTTCCATTGGTGTTTTACATGTCGGTCGTGGAAATCGTCTCCGTCGGTGAAATCTAAGCGGCGCTGGAAAAATTCGGCTGAAGAACGTACTCTTGGGGAATTGTTTGGTCACTGGTTGCTGGCGTTGGATTGCAGAAGGTGGTGCTCCGGATTCCCACCATGACCGACGACAAGATCAAGCAGAAAGCCATGGAGGCCGTCGCGGACATCTACGGTAAGCGCAACCAGACTACCAGAGACACAAGCCGTGAATCCTACCGTTGCTTGTAATTTTGGCTCTTCGAGACCCACACAAACACAAAGTTGCAGCCTATGTTTTGGCTCTGTTAGAAACCTATAACTTCAGCCctgcaaaaaaaaagaaacctATAACTTCAGACTATATTATTTTCACGAGCAAGCAGAGAGCCTGTAAGGGATGTCAGAAAACCAAACGCAGTGTCATACTTCTCGTAGATCATTTCATCTGCTACTTTTCGGGGCATGGCTTCTGGCAAAGATCAATCCTCAGCCGAGCTATTCACGAAGGGATGCACCACCAATAATTATCGCTAGGTGGGATTTAATGGCGACACCTGACCAAACTTGGCCGTGTGGCCAAGTGCTGCAATCGTGGAACAGCCGCAGCGTATAAAATGGGAGGCCAAGTTGGTACAAAGAACTATAGATGGGTGGATGATTGCCCGTGTTTCGTGATGTCAGCAGTTCCTCACACAAAATAGCAATGTCTTCAGCAAACTATTTGCCTACTTCTAAtgatagtttttttttcttatttctaCTCGTGGGTGCAGGTATCGACTCGATAGCTGCGGACCTGAAGGACAACAAGATGACCATCATCGGCGACATGGACACGGTGGCCAtagccaagaagctcaagaagCTCGGCAAGATCGACATCGTCTCGGTCGGCCCCGCCAAGGAGGAGAAAAAGCCAGCGCCGGCAGAGAAGAAGGGCGATGAGAAGAAGGATGCTAAGAAGGACGAGAAGAAGCCGGCGGAGAAGAAAGATGACAAGAAGGAGGACAAGAAGTGAAAGCAACAAACTAGAGGCGAAAGAAAAACCCAACATCGTCACGCAAACGGCAAAAAAAGATGTCTTTGACATCTTGAGGCTCTAATTTTCTCAGTCAAGATAGGCAGTCTCCACTTTGAAATGAGATCACTTTGCGGACTGTACATATATAATAGAGCTCTACAGAAACCATATCACATCAGTGTACGCATACATACACGCCTCCAGCTTTGTCTGATTGATGAAATGGCACCTACTCAGCCGATGAGCCAATAGATATTCCGGGACTGCTTGCCATTTTTTCAGACAATGAAGACCACGTCAGACCGAAATCTCAATAGTTAATTATGTACAGTTCGGAGAATACCTCATACATACATGTGCATCCATTTCTAATTATGGTGGTCTTAATTTTTTAGCAGTAGCTGCAAACCTGAGGTGGCCTATGACAGGGACTTGTTATCTGCCTTTTGATGCATGCAGAAGATGGTCTATGCAATGGCGTTTGCCGTTTGGCGTGACAAAAGGAAAGCAGTGCTGCCTTTGTGTTAACTACAAGTTGCCACAGGTTGAAGCAAATTCGGCTTTGTTTTCATTTGTTTGATTTGATTTGTCGCCATTACTGAAGAAACACATGCAAAGTCGCTCATTTCCCGTCTCCCCTCTCTCGCGCTGCTACAGTAACTGCACGCCTTCTCAAAGAAACCGGGCCGATCCAAAGCCAATCTCACCGGCGCCGCCGGTCGAGATGGGTGGAGGGGAGGCGCCAGAGTGCATAGTCTAGCTAGGAGTAGTGACTTTATGCCAGTAGGGGGTTTGATGCCCAATAGTGcgagtggtggaggagatctgCCCGTCTGGATCTCGTCCGATTTAGGGTTCTTTCTCCTCTCTCTgcttctccggtggtcggaggtgGGAGTAGAGAGGAAGACAGCCACTCACCTCAATAAAGAAGTGGCGGCGTACCACCTTCTGCAGATCGACTGCGGCGGGAGGCATTTTTCCCTGACCGGCCTCGGCGGCGAGGGGGGAAAGACGTACATGCTTGCGACCAACAGCGTCATCGagctcctggccggccatggaggcgaggaggagcacaGTGCCGCCAGATCttcggcgattgctgcagggtgGCCTTATCTGCGCTGTCTCTGGTGCTGCGGCAGAGCGCTCTTGCTGCTCCTCTTGGTCGGCCGTGGAGGCAAGAAAGAGGACACCGAAGGCGCTGCTGCTGCGCACTGGAGGCGGTGCCGTATCTACATCAACTTTCTCTGGTGGTCTCTCATCAAGCGCAAACACGCAGCTGCCGCCATGGCCGCTATGATCTGCAGCCGACGCGACGGCTGGTTCTCTGCCTCCAAGTCGGTGGCAACATCCTGTCCCCACTGGAGCTCGACGCCTACTTGCAGCCAAGTGATTCGTTCCCGGCGGCGAGGAGGTTGCCAGTGGGGGTGGGTTCTCGCCGGACGGAAGAGTTCGAGCTCCTTCTCTCCTTTCCTTGGCGGCGACGCTTCGAGGATGCCGGCGAGCGTCGACGGAGCCGCTCCAGGACCTGATTTCTTTTCTATATTTTGTTCTGGGGTGTTCTTTGTAAAGTTACAGGCCTTATCCTCTAATATAAGGTTCTTTAGGGCGAGTTCTGATAGGAGCCTGTATGCATATTGTACCCGTCTCCTGTTACTTTAATATATTACCACctcctatttcaaaaaaaaacacatgCATATTCTCTCATGCGAAAAGAAAGTTGCCCTGGCACATCTAATCCTACCGGGGAACGGTTATGAGGCGTCCTCGCGTCGTCCCCCAGGGCGACGCCAGggcgaaccctagcgccgccagccTTCGCCCCCCCTCGTGTCCCTCCCTCCGCCGCAGCCGTCGGCGtcggccacggtggcggcgggccccggcgccaaagggagtcggggggtggtggtggcggcgatccgTTGTGGCGGCTGGGCCGGCGGCTGCAGGGAGGCGCGCACGGTGTCCGGGGCGGAGATCCCTTGGCGAGCGGCGGCGGATGCTCCCTCCATGGCCTTCCGGCGATGGTGGAGCTGGTGGCTGCGGGTCTAGTTCCCGCATAGACCCGTCGTCGGTTCAGCTGACGGCACAAGAAGGGGGCAGCGACCTTGTGAGGCGTAGATGGTGtagtatgatacgtctcaaacgtatctataatttcttatgttccatactagttttatgacaatactcacatgttttatatacactttatatcatttttatgcattttccggcactaacctattaacaagatgccgaagcgccagttcctgttttctgctgtttttggtttcagaaatcctacacaggaaatattctcggaattggacgaaacaaaagcccacggtcttattttccacggagtcttccagaaacaccgaagaggagacaaagaggggccacgaggcggccacaccataggggtgcgcggccccacccctggccgcgccgccatatggggtgggcccctcgggcgtcccccgactctgccccttcgcctatataatccttccgtcgcgaaaaccctagtaccgagagccacgatacgagaaaagttactgagacaccgccaccgtcaaccccatctcggggggttctgaagatcgccttcgacaccctgccggagaggggaatcatcaccggagggctctacattaccatgcccgcctccggactgatgcgtgagtagttcatccttggactatgggtccatagcagtagctaggtggttgtcttctcctcttgtgctatcatgtttagatcttgtgagctgcctatcatgatcaagatcatctatttgtaatgctacatgttgtgtttgttgggattcgatgaatatggaatattatgtcaagttgattatcgatctatcatatatgtgttgtttatgatcttgcatgctatccgtcgctagtagaggctctggccaagttgatacttgtaactccaagagggagtatttatgctcgatagtgggttcatgtctccattgaatctgggagtgacagcaacccctaaggttgtggatgtgctgttgccactagggataaaacatcaatgctttgtctaaggatatttgtattgtttacattgtacttaatgcaattgtctgttgtttgcaacttaatactggaaggggtgcggatgctaacccgaaggtggactttttaggcatagatgcatgctggatagcggtctatgttctttgtcgtaatgccctaagtaaatctcatagtagtcatcatgatatgtatgtgcattgttatgccctctctatttgtcaattgcccaactgtaatttgttcacccaacatgctatttatcttataggagagacaccgctagtgaactatggaccccggtccattcttttacatctgaaatacaatctactgcaatcattgttctctgttgttctttgcaagcaaacatcattctccacaccatatgtttaatcctttgtttacagcaagccggtgagattgacaacctcactgttaagttggagcaaagtattgtgattgtgttgtgcaggttccacgttggcgccggaatccctggtgttgcgccgcactacactccttcaccaacaaccttcacgtggccttcatctcctactggttcgataaccttggtttcttactgagggaaaacttgctgctgtacacatcacaccttcctcttggtgttcccaacggacgtgtgcttcacgcgtcatctagctatttttctggcgccgttgccgtggagatcaagacacgctgcaaggggagtctctcacatccaatctctttactttgtttattgtcttgctttattttattttctgtcttgtttgcttcctttatatcaaaaacacaaaaaaattagttacttgcatttaatttattttgttatcatgtctagtcctgtacttgttactctatcacctgaggaattgatctttacttttaaacaaggggatgaggagagttttaaagaagcttggtctagaatttttgattcgtattgtaaaactgaacctaaaatgactctaagcctgcttcttagtaacttttattttgggcttattcttcgctatagatatgctttggatgctgtagtgggaggagatttccttcactgcgatggggatcaagcttttaatgccataaaaaattggttacatcatctagctccgctaataattttgattcatctcttgctagcattcataatagattaaacactctcgaaacaaatatatcttgtttaaaagaagggtacaaccagatttgtgaatattatgattatgttccagtaagctttgaaccttcaatgtggatccctactattaaggttgctatttgtggtgaaactttttatgcccgttgtgatattatatctgagttttgccttatgcctaaaagtatttatgaatctttgaaactttggggaattactgaaggtggagaaggaataactcttactgataattctgttataattcctaaggggatagctgaaggtgtgttcacaacctttcttggaagaacggtatccactgattatctcgttattgaatgtgtagggacaggacaaatcacacttggaagatccctgctaaaacTCTTGTGAGCAAccgtagatgtgggaaaaggaactctaaattttacctctacacccagatgcggtcatgtattccctagaccaaagagtaagaataagagtaagaaggataggcgcaaagcccctggtaatactgttaatgcttcttctcttgatgctacttgatttacactttctgcgcctagctgaaaggcgttaaagaaaagcgcttatgggagacaacccattattttatttctgcaatttttgttttttatttgagtcaaggtgcttgttactactgtagcaatacctttgtatctttactttattgcattgttatgccaagtaaagtctttgatagaaggttgatactagatttggatttctgcgcagaaacagatttttagctgtcacgaatttgagttgttctctctgtaggagaatctaaaaattctgtaaaaattcatgagtaatcctcagatatgtaagcaactttcattcaatttgagcttcttcatctgagcatgttaagtgcctcgacaaaattcgtctttactggatcgttctgttttgacagattctgccttttatttcacattgcctcctttactgtgtttgagtggatttctttgctccattaaatttcagtagccttgggtaatgtccagaagtgttgggaatgattatgtccttgctgaacatgtgaatttttgattatgcactaaccctctaatgagattgttttgagtctggtgtgaaggaagttttcaagtatcaagagaggaggatgatataatatgatcaagaagagtgaaaattctaagcttggggatgctcccgtggttcatccctgcatatttcaagaagactcaagcatctaagcttggggatgcccaaggcatccccttcttcatcaacaacatatcgtggtcacctctagtgaaactatatttttattccgtcacatcttatgtgctttatttggagcgtctcgtgtgcttttatttttgtttgtgtttgaataaattcggatcctagcattccttgtgtgggagaaagacacgctccgctttttcatattgaacactggtgttcttagttttacttttaatgttcaaggcgaaagttgaaaaccgcttttgctatttggttgaaaacagaaaatgcttcatgtggtaattggtatattgtcttgaataatttgatacttggcaattgttttgagctctcaagtagatcatgtttaagctcttgcatcatgtggtttaaacctattagtggagaactaccgtagagcttgttgaaatttggtttgcatgattggtctctctaaagtctagatattttctcggtaaaagtgtttgagcaacaaggaagacaagtgtatagtcttataatgcttgcaatatgttattatgtaagtttttgctgtaccggttcatacttgtgtttgcttcaaacaaccttgctagccaaagccttgtactgagagggaatgcttctcgtgcatccaaaaccttgagccaaaacttatgccatttgtgtccatcataactacctactatgtggtatttttctgccattccaagtaaattgcttgcgtgctacctttaaaaaaattcattccttgtctttgcaatacatagctcatgggaaagtagcctaaaaaactattgtggtaatgaatatgtcgcttatgtatcttagttcttataagttgcttgttgagcggtaaccatgtttctggggacgccatcaacctgtcacacctttgttgaatatcatgtgagttgctatgcatgttcgtcttgtccgaagtaagggagatttgccatgagttaaatggtttgagtatgcatattgttagagaagaacattgggccgccaaccaaagccatgtatcatggtggaagtttcagcttggacattaatcctcaaatctcttatgagaatattatctcgttgttgaatgcttaaagcataaaagaggagtccattatctcgttttctatgttgtcccggtatggatgtcctcaagttgagatctatcaaaattgagagatcaaatgcgatctatctccttggacctttgtacatgtggcatagaggtacccctttgtgacacttggttgaaacatatgtaatgcaatgataatccatggaaatccgagctaattaggacaatgtgcgagcactattagtattcgatgcatgaggcttgcaacttataggaggttttatgcataacacatgtgaattattactaccgttgacaaaattgtttccatgttttcaaaataaaaagctctagcacatgagtaatccctgcttccctctgcgaagggcctttcttttactttatgttgagtcagtttacctacttctttctgtcttagaagcaaacacttgtgtcaactgtgtgcattgattcttacatacttgcttattcgcactcatcatattactttgtgttgacaattatccatgagatatacatgttgaaagttgaaagcaactgctgaaacttaaatctttctttgtgttgcttcaaaaccttctattaagaatctattgctttatgagttaactcttatgcaagacttgctgatgcttgtcttgaaagtactattcatgaaaagtctttgctatatgattcagttgtttagtcattaactatttgttaacaaactataaaccattgctttgaatcacttcattcaactcatatgctttacaatagtattgatcaagattgatagtagcatgtcacttcagaaattatcctttttatcgtttacctactcgagggcgagtaggaactaagcttggtacgtatcaaacgtatctataatttcttatgttccatgctagttttatgacaatactcacatgttttatataaactttatatcatttttatgcattttccggcactaacctattaacaagatgccgaagcgccggttctcgttttctcgctgtttttggtttcagaaatcctacacaggaaatattctcggaattggacgaaacaaaagcccacggtcttattttccacggaatcttccagaacaccgaagaggagacgaagaggggccacgaggcggccacaccataggggggtgcggccccacccctggccgcgccgccatatggggtgggcccctcgggcgtccccgactctgccccttcgcctatataatccttccgtcgcgaaaacctagtaccgagagccactatacgagaaaagttactgagacgccgccgccatcaaccccatctcgggggttctgaagatcgcctccggcaccctgccggagaggggaatcatcaccggagggctctacatcaccatgcacgcctccggactgatgtgtgagtagttcatccttggactatgggtccatagcggtagctagatggttgtcttctcctcttgtactatcatgtttagatcttgtgagctgcctatcatgatcaagatcatctatttgtaatgctacatgttgtgtttgttgggattcgatgaatatggaatattatgtcaagttgattatcgatctatcatatatgtgttgtttatgatcttgcatgctctccgtcgctagtagaggctctggccaagttgatacttgtaactccaagagggagtatttatgctcgatagtgggttcatgtctccattgaatctggggagtgacagcaacccctaaggttgtggatgtgttgttgccactagggataaaacatcaatgctttgtctaaggatatttgtattgtttacattagtacttaatgcaattgtctcgttgtttgcaacttaatacttggaaggggtgcggatgctaacccgaaggtggactttttaggcatagatgcatgctggatagcggtctatgttctttgtcgtaatgtcctaagtaaatctcatagtagtcatcatgatatgtatgtgcattgttatgccctctctatttgtcaattgcccaactgtaatttgttcacccaacatgttatttatcttataggagagacaccgctagtgaactatggaccccggtccattcttttacatctgaaatacaatctactgcaatcattgttctctgttgttctttgcaagcaaacatcattctccacaccatacgtttaatcctttgtttacagcaagccggtgagattgacaacctcactgttaagttggggcaaagtattgtgattgtgttgtgcgaggttccacgttggcgccggaatccctggtgttgcgccgcactacactccttcaccaacaaccttcacgtggccttcatctcctactggttcgataaccttggtttcttactgagggaagacttgctgctgtacgcatcacaccttcctcttggggttcccaacagacgtgtgcttcacgcgtcatcatggTACTGGCGTCCAAGACCGCGTGGTGTGGCAGTCCCGATCTGAGATCTGGGTCCTGTGTGTCTCGGATGGTGCGTACTCTGATTCCTCCTTCGTTTTCGCTGGCTAGCAGATGGCGGCGAGGGGGCTTGTTCGTCTGTTTCGCGGTTTGAACGGGgttgtcctagggtttctcttgcgcGAAGATGGAGACTTTCCTGAGGTCTGTTTttcttgatctggccggagtgttgagttccggaaggcgccgccgatgaatggaacagtgcattttGCGTGGAGTTTtggtggatcgggtggtattcggtcgtgcgcatccAATGTTTTATTCTAGCCGTTTGGTtatggagggagcgacgcgaagctctattctgtgttgacatcaagtgacattttggtccatggtgaagccagaagaagagaatatcatgaaggccggatcggaggactagctaatggaggttcaagtctctacGCTATTGAGGGactggcttggtgttccgggcttcgcagTAGTGGTATGAAAGCGgggcggcaacacatgtgaattcagtgtgaaaatccaaggtttggccttaactgcttgtgcctggcaatgaccttgttggaagcattgttttgagagcggggactattgtcagggtgaaaacctaagatgttTGGTGCGGACGACAGCGGTGTTAGTGCACTGTTtcattcttggaggcgtcgcttttggagagtctgtatttcaggtgttgtattGGTggcggatgtattgttgttgctaggcctagaatactgtagcgggacttttgtttcttaattttattttctcttttttggttgtgtgcatccgtactgccactagGGTGGGGCATTGTTGcaaaggctgggtgtaattggtatctttcgatattaatatattccctttatcgaaaaaaaatcctACCGGGGAAGCCACGGGTTTCTCCTTATATGCTCGCCGCTCGGGCAACTGATGGGGGTGGGACACCGGATCTCCGTCACAACGTTGTAATATGACCTCTTAGAGTTAGGTTTCGCTTCCCTGGTTGCGGTGCTATGCAGAAAAGAATAACGTTTCTTCGACTCTTCCATCTTGTGAGTGGCGGTCTCTTCGACGATGTCTTCATTCTGCTTCCGTATTTTGCATATGGTCTTTCGCCTCCGGGCCTCTGCAACAACtagagatgcacacaaccattaagCATGAGTATTAAAATTTTTAATCTTGGTAAGATTAAAACATAATACTCAggataaattgcatgagtaccaggTCTAGCCTAGGCTTCAAGTATAAATAGAAACTTAAATTCGCGTTCGCgaggatttgaactcaggtgcTAGGTTTGTACATCCGCACCCTAACCATTTGAGCTAAGGGTAAGACACATCGTCATACAACATAGATTTCTGCACCCAACCTCCCCCAACCCTAAACcaacctcccgccgccgccggtggcgctgcCGGGCTAAGCCCACgtggcgtggcggcggtggaTCTCCTCCTGCTgcgctgggggggggggggaaatcCCTCCTCGAAAGTTGGTGAAGGCAAGCCGACGGTGGCTAGCAGCGAAGGCCAGTAGGCGGCGGACAAGGTCGTCGATCTGTGCCGCAACACCTGCAGCATCTCCCGCCTCCCATTGGTGCGAGGTGCTGCTCCTCGGCTTCTCTTGCGGCACGAGCACGCCTGGGGCAGCGACTCTAGGTTGGATGGCGGAGGCGACCCTCTTGTTTGCCAGAGATGGTCGGCCTGGGGATGGGGTGGGGGGTCTAACGATTTGCCACCGAGTCCCAGCAGCGAGATGGGGAGGCATGGAAACCGGCGATGGCCGAGGAAGGCATGCCCATCCTagttgtcgccggtggagggttggccgGCTACAAGGTGTTGCCCATTCGCTTGGTGTCGCCGCTTTGCCTCGGTCGGCCAGGGATGGCCGGCGGCGTTGGGGCTCGACCTGAATAAtggtggcggtcctagggtctctcttgtgcgaagatgaagacctgaatGAGGTATGTTCGTTTAGATCTGGCAGGAGTgatgtgttccggaaggctccgtcggcgaatgtaacagtgcacctTATGCCTGGATTTCACTGGACCAGGTGGTATTCGATCGTGCGCAattatgcttttattccgaccgcttGGTTCTAGAGGGAGCGGCGCAAAGCTTTGTTCTGTTTTGCCATCAGATGACATTCTGGTTCATGGTGAATTAGAGGCGGAGAATATCGTGAAGGCTAGATTAGAGGACTAgaaatggaggttcgagtctgtTGAGGGATTTTCTTTTGGTATTTTGGGTTTCGCTGCAGCAATATGCAAGTGGGGCGGCAacataggtgaagttcagagtcttagctttcagggtgaaaatccaaggtctgaccaATTGGTCGTGCCTGGCGATGACATTGTTGAAGGCACTGGGGACTATctacagggtgaaaacctaagatatttggatcgggcgacgacgacgcttgtgcactgtttcctttttGGAGACGTCGCTTTTTGAGAACCGGGAGTTCAGGTGTCgctttcttaatttttttttttgctgtgtgcatccgtactatcaTTAGGATATTGCGTTGTTGcaaatatattccttttatctctcgatattaatatattccttttatcaaaAATATGGT contains:
- the LOC124694769 gene encoding heavy metal-associated isoprenylated plant protein 39-like → MAQKVVLRIPTMTDDKIKQKAMEAVADIYGIDSIAADLKDNKMTIIGDMDTVAIAKKLKKLGKIDIVSVGPAKEEKKPAPAEKKGDEKKDAKKDEKKPAEKKDDKKEDKK